A window from Streptomyces sp. NBC_00299 encodes these proteins:
- a CDS encoding helix-hairpin-helix domain-containing protein, translating into MSTEPPETTGNTEPGPTQAAPGASAGGAGERPAGVEAADSRSDHQDTEGEGASPAVEADGDETDGGEGEAAVQDSAARDGDGGDGAQLSEAEAEIAAQRIERERIERRKAERQGPVESGAKLSGKAADLLAAVRAVETGAKPAATVFSEPEPPRRPAPEPARPPRPVAAGGAAAPAPEAVESVRLVLADGGAPEALAPQAAAVLGEGADDQLRADPWQLLRIGGVRPEQADGFARALLGAECGPDDERRGRAVTVWLLEQAALAGHTALELATLTGALNQRGVPDADAAVQNTLSEGEALAFQDALDAPGAPARSGDEAEEGEEERPVRVLVGLERYALAEESLADGLARLINSAPKQDGSAEDWERAAADAGPAADLVRAVASHGLVLHTGGEASLAEPAALLHAARDLGLRAWAAAHSPIGRSRFAARLSGADAPGVATVAGLLSGAEGPGRDADGAFDLDLLVVLDAPQVDVETAALLTESLPDGARLVLAGDPAVLWSAGPGRVFADLLAARGCPQIASRQPDPGPLGELVSGIGIGELNQVEAPGKEVVIVPVRDPGEAVHRTVQLVADSVPRAFGVPAEETRVITPGHGGAAGTRALNAALKERLNPGPGRFGGFDPGDHVAYSPAPGRTVPGRVVKADAEGLHLSCEGEAVVVPKERVEQSVRHGWALTAHQAAGARWPAVVVVLPGDAAQALSRPWVYTAFSRADRHLSVVHGVEQALPRAVAEVPAKPRTTRLPVLLGTQVPAAG; encoded by the coding sequence GTGAGCACGGAGCCGCCCGAGACCACGGGGAACACCGAGCCGGGGCCGACCCAGGCCGCGCCGGGGGCGAGCGCCGGAGGTGCCGGGGAGCGGCCTGCCGGGGTCGAGGCCGCGGATTCGCGGTCGGATCACCAGGACACGGAAGGCGAAGGCGCAAGCCCTGCCGTCGAGGCGGACGGTGACGAGACGGACGGCGGCGAGGGGGAAGCTGCCGTCCAGGACTCCGCGGCCAGGGACGGCGACGGCGGCGACGGGGCGCAGTTGTCGGAGGCAGAGGCCGAGATCGCCGCTCAGCGGATCGAGCGGGAGCGGATCGAGCGGCGCAAGGCCGAGCGGCAGGGGCCCGTGGAGAGCGGGGCCAAGCTCAGCGGGAAGGCGGCCGATCTGCTCGCCGCAGTACGGGCCGTGGAGACCGGCGCGAAGCCGGCAGCCACCGTCTTCAGCGAGCCGGAGCCACCGCGCCGCCCCGCCCCGGAGCCGGCGCGACCGCCGCGGCCGGTGGCGGCCGGCGGGGCCGCGGCTCCGGCGCCGGAGGCCGTCGAATCCGTGCGGCTCGTGCTGGCCGACGGCGGCGCACCGGAGGCTCTCGCCCCGCAGGCCGCCGCGGTCCTCGGCGAGGGCGCGGACGACCAACTGCGGGCGGACCCCTGGCAGTTGCTGCGGATCGGCGGGGTACGGCCGGAGCAGGCCGACGGGTTCGCGCGGGCGCTGCTCGGCGCGGAGTGCGGACCCGACGACGAGCGGCGCGGCCGGGCGGTCACCGTCTGGCTGCTGGAACAGGCGGCCCTGGCCGGGCACACGGCCCTGGAACTGGCGACGCTCACCGGCGCGTTGAACCAGCGGGGCGTGCCCGACGCCGATGCGGCCGTGCAGAACACCCTGTCCGAGGGCGAGGCCCTGGCCTTCCAGGACGCCCTGGACGCGCCCGGCGCCCCGGCCCGGTCCGGCGACGAGGCCGAGGAGGGGGAAGAGGAGCGGCCGGTCCGTGTCCTCGTCGGTCTGGAGCGCTACGCCCTCGCGGAGGAGAGCCTCGCCGACGGGCTCGCCCGTCTGATCAACTCGGCGCCCAAGCAGGACGGTTCGGCCGAGGACTGGGAGCGGGCCGCGGCCGACGCGGGCCCCGCCGCCGACCTGGTCCGCGCGGTGGCGAGCCATGGCCTGGTCCTCCACACCGGCGGGGAGGCCTCCCTGGCCGAACCGGCCGCGCTGCTGCACGCGGCGCGCGACCTCGGGCTGCGGGCCTGGGCGGCCGCCCACAGCCCGATCGGGCGGAGTCGCTTCGCCGCACGGCTGAGCGGAGCCGACGCACCCGGCGTCGCCACCGTGGCCGGTCTGCTCTCCGGTGCCGAAGGGCCCGGCCGGGACGCGGACGGTGCGTTCGACCTCGATCTGCTCGTCGTGCTGGACGCACCGCAGGTGGATGTCGAGACGGCCGCCCTGCTCACGGAGTCGTTGCCGGACGGGGCCCGGCTGGTGCTGGCCGGGGATCCCGCGGTGCTGTGGTCGGCGGGGCCCGGGCGGGTGTTCGCCGACCTGCTGGCGGCGCGCGGCTGCCCGCAGATCGCCTCGCGGCAGCCGGATCCCGGCCCGCTGGGCGAGTTGGTGTCCGGTATCGGCATCGGCGAGCTCAACCAGGTCGAGGCGCCCGGCAAGGAAGTCGTGATCGTGCCGGTGCGGGACCCGGGCGAGGCAGTGCACCGCACCGTGCAGCTCGTCGCGGACTCGGTGCCCCGCGCGTTCGGCGTTCCCGCCGAGGAAACCCGGGTGATCACGCCGGGCCACGGCGGCGCCGCCGGCACGCGCGCGCTCAACGCCGCCCTCAAGGAGCGGCTCAATCCCGGCCCCGGCCGCTTCGGCGGCTTCGACCCCGGTGACCACGTGGCCTACTCCCCCGCGCCGGGCCGTACGGTGCCCGGTCGGGTGGTGAAGGCCGACGCCGAGGGACTGCACCTGTCCTGCGAGGGCGAGGCCGTCGTCGTACCGAAGGAACGGGTGGAGCAGTCCGTGCGGCACGGCTGGGCCCTGACCGCACACCAGGCGGCGGGCGCCCGCTGGCCTGCGGTGGTCGTGGTCCTCCCCGGCGACGCGGCCCAGGCTCTGAGCCGCCCCTGGGTCTACACGGCCTTCAGCCGGGCCGACCGTCACCTCTCCGTGGTCCACGGCGTGGAGCAGGCCCTGCCCCGAGCTGTCGCCGAGGTCCCGGCGAAGCCACGCACGACCCGCCTCCCCGTCCTGCTCGGCACGCAGGTGCCGGCCGCGGGCTGA
- a CDS encoding aldo/keto reductase → MEQRHLGRTGLRVSRIGLGTLTWGRDTDEHDAADLLKTFWEAGGTLVDTADVYGDGEAEYLLGRLMEGLVPRRDLVISTKAGSVPDPDRRFDGSRGHLLSALDASLARLGTEYVDVWHIHAFDPYTPLEETLQALDLAVSSGRARYAGVSNFCGWQLAKAGTWQLAAPGIRTRLASTQLEYSLLQRGVEREVLPAALDLGIGMLPSSPLGRGVLTGKYRNATPPDSRGASEHLAPFVAPYLDDTASRIVDAVQTAADGLAVTPLQVALAWVRDRPGVAAPVIGPRNAQQLTAALSVEALSLPDEICRALDDVSAPVHRYPDHDWSTL, encoded by the coding sequence ATGGAGCAGAGGCATCTCGGCCGCACCGGCCTGCGCGTGTCCCGGATCGGACTCGGCACCCTCACCTGGGGCAGGGACACCGACGAGCACGATGCGGCCGACCTCTTGAAAACCTTCTGGGAGGCGGGCGGCACCCTCGTCGACACGGCCGACGTGTACGGCGACGGGGAGGCCGAGTACCTGCTCGGGCGGCTCATGGAGGGGCTCGTCCCGCGCCGGGACCTGGTCATCTCGACGAAGGCGGGCAGCGTTCCCGACCCGGACCGCCGCTTCGACGGCTCGCGCGGCCATCTGCTCTCCGCGCTGGACGCCTCACTGGCCCGGCTCGGCACGGAGTATGTCGACGTCTGGCACATCCACGCCTTCGATCCGTACACCCCGCTGGAGGAGACCCTCCAGGCCCTCGACCTGGCCGTCAGCAGCGGGCGCGCCCGCTATGCCGGCGTCTCGAACTTCTGCGGCTGGCAGCTCGCCAAGGCGGGGACATGGCAGCTCGCGGCGCCGGGCATACGCACCCGGCTGGCCAGCACACAGCTGGAGTACTCCCTGCTGCAGCGGGGCGTGGAGCGCGAGGTGTTGCCGGCCGCGCTGGACCTGGGCATCGGCATGCTCCCCTCCTCCCCGCTCGGCCGGGGCGTCCTGACCGGCAAGTACCGCAACGCCACACCGCCCGACTCACGCGGTGCCTCGGAGCATCTGGCGCCCTTCGTCGCGCCGTACCTCGACGACACGGCGAGCCGCATCGTGGACGCCGTGCAGACGGCCGCCGACGGGCTGGCCGTGACCCCGCTGCAGGTCGCCCTCGCCTGGGTCCGCGACCGGCCCGGGGTGGCCGCGCCCGTCATCGGCCCGCGCAACGCGCAGCAACTCACGGCGGCATTGTCAGTGGAGGCCCTTAGTCTTCCTGACGAGATCTGCCGGGCGCTCGACGATGTGTCGGCGCCCGTGCACCGCTATCCCGATCACGACTGGAGCACGCTGTGA
- a CDS encoding LLM class F420-dependent oxidoreductase, whose product MQLGINLGYWGAGMDADNLAVAQEADRLGYAVCWAAEAYGSDAATVLSWVAAQTERIDVGSAIFQIPARQPAMTAMTAATLDSLSGGRFRLGLGVSGPQVSEGWYGVKFDKPLARTREYVEIVRKAMTRERLSYEGQHWTLPLPGGPGKPIKLTVHPQREHIPLYIAAIGPKNLEQTGEIADGALLIFPSAEHLEDTTIKYLRAGREKAGKTLDGFDVCPTLPLAVGDDKDVATLADTFRPYTALYVGGMGSPKQNFYNQLAQRMGYEKEAAEIQTKYLSGDKQGAAAAVPHDLIDRTTLLGSVDRIADRMKAYAAAGVTTLSLAPAGFTLDERLASLRAGTEALERAGLA is encoded by the coding sequence ATGCAGCTCGGGATCAACCTCGGCTACTGGGGTGCCGGAATGGACGCGGACAACCTCGCCGTCGCGCAGGAGGCAGACCGGCTGGGGTACGCCGTGTGCTGGGCCGCCGAGGCGTACGGCTCGGACGCGGCCACCGTGCTGAGCTGGGTCGCCGCCCAGACCGAGCGCATCGACGTCGGCTCCGCCATCTTCCAGATCCCGGCCCGCCAGCCGGCGATGACCGCGATGACGGCCGCGACCCTGGACTCGCTCTCCGGCGGCCGCTTCCGGCTCGGCCTCGGCGTCTCCGGGCCGCAGGTCTCCGAGGGCTGGTACGGCGTCAAGTTCGACAAGCCGCTTGCACGCACGCGTGAGTACGTCGAGATCGTCCGCAAGGCCATGACGCGCGAGCGCCTGTCGTACGAGGGTCAGCACTGGACGCTGCCGCTGCCCGGCGGCCCCGGCAAGCCGATCAAGCTGACCGTGCACCCCCAGCGCGAGCACATCCCGCTCTACATCGCCGCCATCGGCCCGAAGAACCTCGAGCAGACCGGTGAGATCGCCGACGGCGCCCTGCTGATCTTCCCCTCCGCCGAGCACCTGGAGGACACGACGATCAAGTACCTGCGCGCCGGGCGCGAGAAGGCCGGCAAGACCCTCGACGGGTTCGACGTCTGCCCGACCCTGCCGCTCGCCGTGGGCGACGACAAGGACGTGGCCACGCTGGCCGACACCTTCCGCCCCTACACCGCGCTGTACGTCGGCGGCATGGGCAGCCCCAAGCAGAACTTCTACAACCAGCTCGCCCAGCGCATGGGGTACGAGAAGGAAGCCGCCGAGATCCAGACCAAGTACCTCTCCGGCGACAAGCAGGGCGCCGCGGCCGCCGTACCGCACGACCTGATCGACAGGACCACGCTGCTCGGCTCCGTCGACCGCATCGCGGACCGGATGAAGGCCTACGCGGCGGCCGGGGTCACGACCCTGTCGCTGGCTCCAGCGGGCTTCACGCTCGACGAGCGGCTCGCCTCGCTCCGCGCCGGCACCGAGGCCCTGGAGCGCGCCGGGCTCGCCTGA
- a CDS encoding ferritin-like domain-containing protein → MLSAKSLFQEIIDNDESFRLFCSIAASGETQGGWENARIAALVPESQRALAPKITRHGADEDKHGRIFNALMKKRGLEPVPVPPETDYTMLLEQHGIGLAHEKLKSEQPLTVEDIVVYLSHSRVTEQRAADQMVMLRKYFADHPDVGKAVRMISNDEDNHLAYTHEELLRFAAAGRGRLIQRTLRECALAEIRVYRDVSLAVMDHMGRILGWPRPKAAVLAAGIHAMYVWERIAGWRRMVSLRMPERRDALGGPATSAPEFA, encoded by the coding sequence ATGCTTTCGGCCAAGAGTCTGTTCCAGGAGATCATCGACAACGACGAGTCCTTCCGCCTGTTCTGCTCCATCGCGGCCAGCGGCGAGACCCAGGGCGGCTGGGAGAACGCGCGCATCGCCGCGCTCGTCCCGGAGAGCCAGCGCGCGCTCGCGCCCAAGATCACCCGGCACGGGGCGGACGAGGACAAGCACGGGCGGATCTTCAACGCCCTGATGAAGAAGCGCGGCCTCGAACCCGTCCCCGTCCCGCCCGAGACCGACTACACGATGCTGCTGGAGCAGCACGGCATCGGTCTCGCCCACGAGAAGCTCAAGTCCGAGCAGCCGCTCACGGTCGAGGACATCGTCGTCTACCTGTCGCACAGCCGGGTCACCGAGCAGCGGGCCGCCGACCAGATGGTGATGCTCAGGAAGTACTTCGCCGACCACCCGGACGTCGGCAAGGCCGTGCGGATGATCTCCAACGACGAGGACAATCACCTCGCGTACACCCATGAGGAACTGCTGCGCTTCGCGGCAGCGGGGCGCGGCCGGCTGATCCAGCGGACGCTGCGCGAGTGCGCGCTCGCCGAGATCCGGGTCTACCGGGACGTCAGTCTCGCGGTCATGGACCACATGGGGCGCATCCTCGGCTGGCCCCGCCCCAAGGCGGCCGTGCTCGCCGCGGGCATCCACGCCATGTACGTCTGGGAGCGGATCGCGGGCTGGCGGCGCATGGTGTCCCTGAGGATGCCGGAACGACGCGACGCCCTCGGCGGACCCGCCACGTCCGCGCCCGAGTTCGCCTGA
- the corA gene encoding magnesium/cobalt transporter CorA, producing the protein MIVDCAIYRDGRRIPGPGDISDALDLCRLQDDAFVWIGLYEPTEKEFDKVTEEFGLHPLAVEDALNAHQRPKLEVYDDSLFVVLKPVGYDPDSDVVTSGEVMVFIGDSFVVTVRHGEEAPLAAVRSRLEHEPEMLRHGPTAVLYTIADAVVDHYVEVADELGTDLDELEAEVFSPAHGGSRHTASRIYTFKRQVLEFRRATGPLAQPLEQLADTGLLSSGVPFVHGKAQPFFRDVSDHLTRVNEAVEGLDRLVSDVLSAHLAQTSVRQNDDMRKISAWAAMAAVPTMIAGIYGMNFEHMPELTWRWSYPALIAAMAALEVLLYRLFKRRGWL; encoded by the coding sequence GTGATCGTCGACTGCGCCATCTACCGGGACGGGCGCCGGATACCGGGGCCGGGTGACATCTCCGACGCCCTGGATCTGTGCCGCCTCCAGGACGACGCCTTCGTCTGGATCGGCCTGTACGAACCCACGGAGAAGGAGTTCGACAAGGTCACCGAGGAGTTCGGGCTGCACCCGCTGGCCGTGGAGGACGCGCTCAACGCTCATCAGCGTCCCAAGCTGGAGGTGTACGACGACTCGCTGTTCGTGGTCCTCAAGCCGGTCGGCTACGACCCGGACAGCGACGTCGTCACCTCCGGCGAGGTGATGGTCTTCATCGGCGACTCGTTCGTGGTGACCGTCCGGCACGGCGAGGAGGCCCCGCTGGCGGCGGTACGAAGCCGCCTGGAGCACGAGCCGGAGATGCTCCGGCACGGTCCCACGGCGGTGCTGTACACGATCGCCGACGCCGTGGTCGACCACTACGTGGAGGTGGCGGACGAGTTGGGCACGGACCTGGACGAGCTGGAGGCGGAGGTGTTCTCGCCGGCCCACGGCGGCTCACGGCACACGGCGTCCCGGATCTACACCTTCAAGCGGCAGGTCCTGGAGTTCCGCAGGGCCACCGGCCCGCTGGCGCAGCCCCTGGAACAGCTCGCCGACACGGGTCTGCTCAGCTCGGGTGTGCCCTTCGTGCACGGCAAGGCGCAGCCCTTCTTCCGCGACGTGAGCGACCACCTCACGCGCGTGAACGAGGCGGTCGAGGGCCTCGACCGCCTCGTCTCCGACGTCCTGTCGGCGCACCTCGCGCAGACGAGCGTCCGGCAGAACGACGACATGCGGAAGATCTCCGCGTGGGCGGCCATGGCCGCGGTCCCCACGATGATCGCGGGGATCTACGGCATGAACTTCGAGCACATGCCGGAGCTGACCTGGCGGTGGTCGTATCCGGCGCTGATCGCGGCCATGGCCGCCCTCGAGGTGCTGCTGTACCGGCTGTTCAAACGCCGGGGCTGGCTGTAG
- a CDS encoding histidine phosphatase family protein produces MPTLILVRHGRSTANTEGLLAGWTPGVALDERGAEQAAALPGRLAALPLSEVVTSPLQRCQETMRPLLEARPGLTAHTDERIGECHYGDWSGRKLAELKDEPLMEVVQAHPSAAAFPGGESMRAMQTRAAEAVREWNARVERDHGGDAVYLMCSHGDIIKSLVADALGLHLDLFQRISVEPCSITAIRYTRLRPFLVRLGDTGDFASLAPREEPPAGDATVGGGAGAP; encoded by the coding sequence ATGCCCACGCTGATCCTGGTCCGGCACGGACGTTCCACCGCCAACACCGAGGGACTGCTCGCCGGGTGGACGCCCGGCGTCGCCCTCGACGAGCGCGGGGCCGAGCAGGCCGCCGCACTGCCCGGACGGCTCGCCGCTCTGCCGCTGTCCGAGGTCGTCACGAGCCCGCTCCAGCGCTGTCAAGAGACGATGCGACCGCTCCTCGAAGCCCGGCCCGGACTCACCGCGCACACCGACGAGCGGATCGGGGAGTGCCACTACGGCGACTGGTCCGGCCGCAAGCTCGCCGAACTCAAGGACGAGCCGCTGATGGAGGTCGTCCAGGCGCACCCGTCGGCTGCCGCGTTCCCGGGCGGCGAGTCGATGCGGGCGATGCAGACCCGGGCCGCCGAGGCCGTACGTGAGTGGAACGCGCGCGTGGAGCGCGATCACGGCGGTGACGCCGTGTACCTGATGTGCTCGCACGGCGACATCATCAAGTCCCTTGTCGCGGACGCACTGGGTCTTCATCTCGACCTCTTCCAGAGGATCTCCGTTGAACCGTGTTCCATCACCGCGATCCGCTACACACGCCTGAGGCCGTTTCTCGTACGCCTCGGGGACACCGGTGATTTCGCGTCCCTCGCCCCGCGCGAGGAGCCGCCGGCCGGTGACGCGACGGTCGGGGGCGGCGCGGGCGCACCGTGA
- a CDS encoding DUF3090 domain-containing protein: MSRQVFLYDPPDRFVAGTVGLPGRRTFFLQATAGSRVTSVALEKTQVAALAERMDELLDEVVRRSGGSASVPAMAPSEIADSEPLGTPIEEEFRVGTMALAWDGEEQRMIVEAQALVELDADSEEDLAEAEERLLQDEENGPPMLRVRLTGAQARAFAKRALDVVNAGRPPCPLCSLPLDPEGHVCPRQNGYRRGA, encoded by the coding sequence GTGTCCCGTCAGGTGTTCCTCTACGACCCCCCGGACCGCTTCGTGGCCGGTACGGTCGGACTGCCCGGGCGCCGTACGTTCTTCCTCCAGGCCACCGCAGGCTCCCGGGTGACCAGCGTGGCCCTGGAGAAGACCCAGGTCGCCGCCCTCGCCGAGCGCATGGACGAGCTGCTCGACGAGGTCGTACGGCGGAGCGGAGGCAGCGCCTCCGTCCCTGCCATGGCGCCCTCCGAGATCGCCGACAGCGAGCCGCTGGGCACCCCCATCGAGGAGGAGTTCCGCGTCGGCACCATGGCCCTTGCCTGGGACGGCGAGGAGCAGCGGATGATCGTCGAGGCCCAGGCCCTGGTGGAGCTCGACGCCGACTCCGAGGAGGACCTCGCCGAGGCCGAGGAGCGGCTGCTTCAGGACGAGGAGAACGGGCCCCCGATGCTGCGGGTCCGGCTCACCGGCGCGCAGGCGCGAGCCTTCGCCAAGCGTGCCCTGGACGTCGTCAACGCGGGGCGGCCGCCGTGTCCGTTGTGCAGCCTCCCGCTCGACCCGGAAGGACACGTATGTCCGCGCCAGAACGGATACCGCCGCGGAGCGTGA
- a CDS encoding SCO1664 family protein → MSAPERIPPRSVTSVELLTEGELTVRGRIREASNAALFCTVAYEGQEASCVYKPVAGERPLWDFPDGTLAQREVAAYEISEVTGWGLVPPTVLRDGPYGEGMVQLWIEAAPEAELLALVDGEEPEPGWKAIGFAEVGEGKTALLVHADDERLRRMAVLDAVINNADRKGGHLLPTEGGRLYGIDHGVTFNVENKLRTLLWGWAGEPLTGEAVEVLGSLHKGLAAGGEPAVRLAGLITAAEVEATRARVEALLTSGKHPEPSGEWPAIPWPPV, encoded by the coding sequence ATGTCCGCGCCAGAACGGATACCGCCGCGGAGCGTGACCTCGGTGGAGCTGCTCACCGAGGGTGAGCTGACCGTGCGCGGCCGCATCCGCGAGGCGTCCAACGCGGCGCTGTTCTGCACGGTCGCGTACGAGGGGCAGGAGGCGTCCTGCGTGTACAAGCCGGTCGCCGGTGAGCGGCCGCTGTGGGACTTCCCCGACGGGACGCTCGCGCAGCGCGAGGTCGCCGCGTACGAGATCTCCGAGGTGACCGGCTGGGGCCTCGTACCGCCCACCGTGCTGCGGGACGGGCCGTACGGCGAGGGCATGGTCCAGCTCTGGATCGAGGCCGCGCCCGAGGCCGAGCTGCTCGCCCTGGTCGACGGCGAGGAACCCGAGCCCGGCTGGAAGGCCATCGGGTTCGCCGAGGTCGGCGAGGGAAAGACCGCGCTGCTGGTGCACGCCGACGACGAGCGGCTGCGGCGCATGGCCGTCCTGGACGCCGTGATCAACAACGCCGACCGCAAGGGCGGGCACCTGCTGCCCACGGAGGGCGGGCGGCTGTACGGCATCGACCACGGCGTCACGTTCAACGTCGAGAACAAGCTGCGGACCCTGCTGTGGGGCTGGGCTGGGGAGCCGCTGACCGGGGAGGCCGTCGAGGTGCTCGGCTCCCTGCACAAGGGGCTGGCGGCGGGCGGCGAGCCGGCCGTACGCCTGGCCGGCCTGATCACGGCCGCCGAGGTGGAGGCCACGCGCGCCCGTGTCGAGGCGCTGCTGACGTCCGGGAAGCATCCGGAGCCGAGCGGGGAGTGGCCGGCCATTCCCTGGCCGCCCGTGTAG
- the mshC gene encoding cysteine--1-D-myo-inosityl 2-amino-2-deoxy-alpha-D-glucopyranoside ligase — MYAWPASEVPALPGEGRDLRIHDTATGGLVSLDPGPVARIYVCGITPYDATHLGHAATYNAFDLVQRVWLDTKRQVHYVQNVTDIDDPLLERAERDDIDWAALAEKETALFREDMTALRMLPPQHYIGAVEAIPGIVPLVERLRDAGAAYELDGDIYFSVESDPNFGKVSHLDAAAMRLLSAERGGDPDRPGKKNPLDPMLWMAARPGEPHWDGGSLGRGRPGWHIECVAIALDHLGMGFDVQGGGSDLAFPHHEMGASHAQVLTGEFPMAKAYVHAGMVALHGEKMSKSKGNLVFVSRLRRDGVDPAAIRLALLAHHYRADWEWTDRVLEDAVARLDRWRAAVSRPDGPSAEALVEEIREALANDLDAPAALAAVDRWAAAQEESGGTDEGAPGVVSRAVDALLGVAL; from the coding sequence ATGTATGCCTGGCCCGCTTCTGAGGTCCCCGCCCTGCCCGGTGAGGGCCGCGACCTGAGGATCCACGACACCGCGACCGGGGGCCTGGTCAGCCTCGACCCCGGTCCCGTCGCCCGTATCTACGTCTGCGGCATCACGCCGTACGACGCCACCCACCTGGGACACGCGGCGACCTACAACGCGTTCGACCTCGTGCAGCGCGTGTGGCTCGACACCAAGCGCCAGGTTCACTACGTCCAGAACGTCACCGACATCGACGATCCGCTCCTGGAGCGCGCCGAGCGTGACGACATCGACTGGGCCGCCCTCGCCGAGAAGGAGACGGCCCTCTTCCGCGAGGACATGACCGCCCTGCGCATGCTGCCCCCGCAGCACTACATCGGCGCGGTCGAGGCGATACCCGGCATCGTGCCGCTCGTGGAGCGGCTGCGGGACGCGGGTGCCGCGTACGAACTCGACGGCGACATCTACTTCTCCGTCGAGTCCGACCCGAACTTCGGCAAGGTGTCCCACCTCGACGCCGCCGCCATGCGGCTGCTGTCCGCCGAGCGCGGTGGCGACCCGGACCGTCCGGGCAAGAAGAACCCGCTCGACCCGATGCTGTGGATGGCCGCACGCCCGGGCGAGCCCCACTGGGACGGCGGTTCGCTCGGACGCGGCCGGCCCGGCTGGCACATCGAGTGCGTCGCCATCGCCCTCGACCACCTCGGCATGGGCTTCGACGTCCAGGGCGGCGGCTCCGACCTCGCCTTCCCGCACCACGAGATGGGCGCCTCGCACGCCCAGGTGCTCACCGGCGAGTTCCCCATGGCCAAGGCCTACGTCCACGCCGGCATGGTCGCGCTGCACGGCGAGAAGATGTCCAAGTCCAAGGGCAATCTCGTCTTCGTCTCCCGGCTGCGCCGCGACGGCGTCGACCCCGCCGCCATCCGGCTCGCCCTCCTCGCCCACCACTACCGGGCCGACTGGGAGTGGACCGACCGGGTGCTGGAGGACGCCGTGGCCCGCCTCGACCGCTGGCGCGCGGCGGTGTCCCGGCCCGACGGACCGTCCGCCGAGGCGCTCGTCGAGGAGATCCGCGAGGCCCTGGCGAACGACCTGGACGCCCCGGCCGCGCTCGCCGCGGTCGACCGCTGGGCCGCCGCGCAGGAGGAGAGCGGCGGCACGGACGAGGGCGCCCCCGGCGTCGTATCGCGTGCTGTGGACGCGCTGTTGGGCGTGGCTCTCTAG